The genomic window TCTACTTCCGCAGCGGCTACCGTTCCTTTCGTTTCAAGCCGGATTTCAACTCCATACAAGCATGAAACGGCTTTTACAATTTTCTCGATCTTTTCCGTCAGTTCTTCCAATGCTTTGTTCGTCTGTGCCCGCAAATCGATGCTAAACGATGCTTTACCGGGAATAATATTGCTGGAGTCGCATCCCGCATGAAATTTCGTCATCTTCGCCGAGTACGGAATCATTGGATCCAAATAAATGCTCTTTATTTCATTTACTAACGAAGCACCGATTTCGATCGAATTATGACCGAGGTGCGGCCGTGCCCCGTGGGCATCCTCCCCGATGATCACCCCTTCTATAAATTTAGCTGCGCCATGGTAAATGGCAGGACATGCTTCACCATCGCCTAATTCCTGTTCCGGTCGAAGATGAACGCCATATAAATAATCAACATCGTCCAGAACGCCTTTTTCAATCAGTTTTAACGCGCCCGTTCCCTTTTCTTCGGCCGGCTGGAAAATAAACTTCAGTTTCCCGTTTGAAGGAAAACCTATTTTTTGCAAAAGAAGCATTACTCCAATCACTATAGTCATATGAGCATCATGCCCGCACGAATGATTCGCCTGAAAAGTTCCGTTTACTTCCTGCCATAGTGCATCCATATCCGTTCTTAATCCAACACAAACATCCCCGCTTCCTACCTCAACAACGAGTCCTGGGCAATCAGCAAATGTTACGACCCTAAATCCTTTTTCCTCCAATAATGCACGAATAAATTCTGTTGTCTTATATTCCTGCCAGCTGACTTCTGGATTGCTGTGTAAATACTCAAATACCGGATAAATGATTGGTTTTAATTCTTGCACATACTCTTTCATTTTCTTACTCCCCTAAGAATCACTATAATAAAAAAAAGATTCTCCATTTAATTTTTCATAATGCTCTTTCCTTTTTTTAAACCGGTCCGGGTCTCGGACCGTTACGCCGGCAACCATGGCATTAATAAAAGACATCAATGCAGGAGCGGCATCAATCGTGGATCTGTTTGAACGATAAATCGGTAAAACAAGATCGGAAAACTTACGGATCGGAGCGAGCGGTGAATCGGTAATGCCGATCACATATGTCCCTTGCTCCTTCGCCATTTCGGCTATCTTAAGCGTTTCCTTTAAATAACGGTGGAAGGAAATAGATACTAGAAGCGAATGTTGATTCATACTTTTAATTGTTGAGAAAATATCATCAGTTTCCTTTCTGATAACTTTTTCTCGTGCCAATCTATTTAGCTACATTTTGCTGTCCTTTTGATAACTGGTAATAGTTTTGTTGAATGATCTCTTTTATGTTCATCTTTTTCACCTGGTGAAGGCTCAGCTTTTTTGTATTTTAATATGAAGTTTATACTTCATTTTGAGATAATACTATCAAGTTACCATATTTGAATTAGCAATTCAATAACTATTCTGAAAATTTTTAATTTTTTTAAAATTTAATTAGGAATTTTTCTATGTTAAAAGTTTTATAAATTTTGGGCCAAAAAGAAGTTGATCGTCTTCAATAACATCAATACCGTCTTATAATAAACAAAAAGCAAAGAGCCGTAAAGCCCTCTGCTAAAAATAATATGACCGATGATCATTTTTTACTATCATTGATGTTACTACACCAACTATAATAATCGTTAAACATGAAAAGATAAAACTTTTAAACCCCAATGCTTGAAATCCAATTACCGCAACAAGCCCATCAATCAAAAAGATGATAACACCAATATTAATAGTAAAAGTTTTCGATAGAATTTGTGCTAATAAATCAGTTCCGGCTGTGCTTGTTTCATAGCGTAACATAATCCCAAATCCAACGCCATTTATCGCACCGCCCAGTATAGAACTTACTAGAATAGGCAGTGGAAATTGAGTTTGCAACGGTGAGAGCCAGTCAATAAAAAAAGAGGAAACCATCAATCCATGAAAACTGCTGAAAAAATAATTCCGCTCCAAAAACCATGCAGATAAGCAAAGCGGTATGCTCAAAACAATCATACAAAGCCCTGTTTGAACATTGAAGTAATAATGAAGAATTAATGCAATGCCAACAATTCCCCCATCTAATAAATGGTGGGGAACCAAGAAACCATTAATGCCTAAACCAATTAACATGCTTCCAATAAAAATTGCCGCAAATTGTTGAATGATAAGCATCACCTTACTTTTTTTCATTTAGTTCAAGCATTAAGAATTTTTTTTGAGATTTTCATAGGCAGAAAAAAGTATTATTAATCAGCGAAAAGGTCAATTTCCTCTGTTCTGTTCAACACTGCCGCCTCTAAAAAGTCATTTTACCCGCAGATATTGAATGTTTACATGCATGTCCACTTCATTAATAAATATTCAAAGCCAACAAAAAAATTCTTATCCCATTCCCTTCTCAAAAAACTGTCAATTTTCGCCATTTTGATTCATCCGCGGCAAAATATTACGAGCATAAAAAAAGGGAGCTTAGTACTATGTCTAAGCTCCAAATAGTTGGGGGTCAAAACCTATGAATGGATTAACCAGTCTAATTGTACCATTTTCACAATTTTCTTTCAATATAGTAAAGCGTAAAAGTGTTAAAGTATTGAAGAGGACAAATATAAGGCAGTCGAATGATACATAAGCCTTTGCTTGATTTTATGAGCCGTCGTCCTGCGATATGAGCTTTTATTTCGATTTATGAGTCGTCAAGCCTTGGTTCGATTTATGAGCCGCTACATTTTGATATATGACTATTAAACTAACAGAGTGCAAAAAAGATTATAACAATTTTTTGGTATTGCCGGAATTCGTCCATTTAAAACATTCCAAATTATCGCCAAAAACACAAAATAACCGAAGAAAGAACAGCTATGGTTCCATTCTTTATAATGAAGAAACAAACCCCATTGTTCAGACAGCCTTTCGCCCACAGACGCGGCAGCACTTGCAATAACCATTAATCCCCATCTTCTCCATCTTTCCAATCTTTTTGCAAAATAAAGATAGGTTCCCGTTATAAATGGGAGTCCAATCAATGTAAAAGCAATATTAATCGGAAAAATATCAGCCAAAGGCCGTGCGGGAAACTCATAAAGATTCTTCCCTACATAATATAGGTCTAAATAAGTTCCTACCAAGGATGCAAAAACAATCGAAGGAAAATAAGATAAAAGTTTGTTACTTAAAGATCGTTTTCTTGGCGAGTGCGGCAAGTTCGAGTTTTTTAAGTGTTTCGCAGTATTCATGAGTGATCTCTCCATCAATTTTTTCGTCTTGGTCTTGCAAATAATTTATGACTCTCCAATCTTGAAACCAATCTCCGTATTCTGCGTCCGGGTGGTCAATATTTTTCCATGCATACTCGAGTCTCGGGCTATATATCCGGAGCGCGCCTTTCCGTAATTGGCAATTTTTCAACCGGCGTTTAAATCCAACACCCGGCAAACCTTCATTTATATCATTGAAAATATCCGGCCAATAATCTTTGCGGGAACCGGTATGAGGGTGGCTGACCGCCCAGCTTATGACTTTTTCCAATTGATTCTTATTGTGAAAAAGCAATCGGTACAGCCGTTTACCGAGCAAAATCCGTTCGTTTAAAGAACCGAAATGGTGAAGGGTCTGTCCGATGAATGCTGTTTTTCCAGGCAACTTTCCCTCAAACGGAAATAAGATATGATTGAAAGAAAGAAGATCTTGAAGCATGAACTCGGGCGTATGAAAAACCTTATCCTTATATAAAGGATTCTGGACGATCCGTTTTTCTAAATAGCTTTGTTCATTAATAACGAGGGCGATGGCTAAAAGATAGCTGTCTCGGTATTGCCAAAAGTGCTCCCACATCACTTCCATAAACATGGATATATTTAGAAAAGGCAGCAAATAAAACAGATTTTGATTTCGTTTCATGGATTCTTCATATACCAAGAATTGCGGATAGGCATCCTGAAAAATCAGCCAGTTTCCCCTTTCCAAAAACGCAAAGAAGTCTTTCTTAGTCTTTTCATTTAGAAGTCTAGAAAGCATCTCCCCTCTTAAATCTGTCATGTTCCATCCCCCGTTTCTTGAAACCATATGTCCGAGGAATGCCCAGTGAATTTCAGGAAATTTTCGGTAAAAGTCAAGGTATGCCTTCGTTCTTGTTACATTGTTCAAATTCCATTCATTTGTTTTTATCCGGATTTGCTGCAAAAGGATCTCTTCTTCCTTTGCTAAATATAAATTGGCATTTTTTGTTTTTCTCTTTTTTATTAAACATTCCTTAATTTCTTTTAGATTTTCTGAAACCTGCGGTTTTTTCAATTTGTTTTTTAAGAAAAAAATCGATGTTCGCCTCCCCCATTGAATTCTTTTTTCCCGCCAAAATATGTATAGATAAGTATGAATATCAAAAAGGGAGTTGGGTGAATTTTGGTAAATATTGACATTGATGCCGGAATAGGCCGAATTGTTAAAAAGTTAATAAATGACCAGGCTCCGGATGGTTCCTGGCAATACCCGTTTGAAACGGGGATTTCGACAGATGCTTATATGATCATTTTATTAAGGACTCTGGAAATAAATGATGAAGATTTAATCCGTGAGTTGTGCGAAAGAATTGTAAGCAAACAAGAGGAAAATGGTGCGTGGAAGCTCTTTCATGATGAAGAGGACGGAAATTTATCCGCAACCGCAGAAGCCTATTATTCGCTTCTTTATTCAGGTTATTATGAAAAGGAAGACAAAAGGCTTCGGGCGGCAAAACGGTTTATTTTATCAAAAGGCGGCATTGAAAAGTCACACATGTTTACAAAAATCATGCTCGCTTTAACCGGCCAATACCCATGGCCGCCATTTTTTCCAATTCCGGTTGAAATCGTCCTTTTGCCCCTTTCCTTCCCGATCAACTTTTTCGATTTTTCCGTCTTTGGGAGAGCCAATCTTGCTCCAATTCTAATTTTATCCGGCAAAAAATACAGCAAAAAAACGAAGAGGAGTCCGAATCTTATAGATTTGTTCCATTCAAGAGCAGATGATTTCTTTTATTGGAGAAATTCATCTGAATGGAGGTCAATTCTTTCGGTTATTGAAAAGGGAATCAAAAGTTTCATAGGTTTGCCGCTGCATATTCACTCGCTCGCCATCGAACGCACGAAACAATATATGCTTGTCCGAATTGAACCGGACGGAACCTTCAACAGTTATTTCAGTTCCACGTTCCTGATGATTTTTGCTTTGCTGTCTCTAGGTTACTCCAATAGAGACCCAATTATATTAAAAGCTGTCAGAGGTTTAAAAGCGATGAAGTGTCAGATTAACGGTCATACCCACATGCAATATACAACAGCATCATTATGGAATACGTCATTAATCAGTTACGCCCTGGAGAATGCAGGAATGTCCCCTTCTGAACCGGTGGTTGCCAAGGCAAATCGTTATTTACTGGAACGGCAGCATCATAAATATGGAGATTGGATGGTCCATAGTCCATGGAGTTTGCCGGGAGGATGGGGATTTTCACACATCAACACAATGCACCCCGATATAGATGATACGACTTCATCGCTAAGAGCTGTTTCCAAACTTGTCAATCAAGATCCCGTCTTTCACCAAGCTTGGGAAAGAGGCATTCAATGGCTTTTCTCGATGCAAAATGATGACGGTGGCTGGTCTGCTTTTGAAAAAAATGTGAACAAAAAAATATTGAATCATCTCCCGATTGAAGGAGGAAAATTTTTGCTCACAGACCCTAGCACCGCAGACCTAACCGGAAGAACACTGGAATTTTTCGGGGCATACACGAATTTATCGAAAAATCATCCATCAATAAAAAGAGGCGTAAACTGGCTCATCAATCATCAGGAAAAGGATGGTTCCTGGTATGGTCGCTGGGGGATTTGCTATATTTACGGGACATGGGCGGCGATAACCGGCCTGATTGCCTCAGGTGTTTCCCCCCATCACCCTTCCATTCAAAAAGCGGCCAACTGGCTGCATAAGATCCAAATTCATGATGGCGGCTGGGGAGAGTCGTGCAACAGTGATATTATGAATACGTACATTCATCTCGGGGCAAGTACATTGACACATACCGCATGGGCGATCGATGCACTCATTGCTGCAGCAGAACAGCCAACACCGGAAATTCAAGCGGGAATCAGATTTTTGTTTGAGGCTTTCGATAAAAATGATTGGACCAGTTCTTACCCACAAGGACAGGGAATGGCAGGAGGATTCTACATGCACTACCATAGCTACCGCTACATCTTCCCATTGCTCGCTTTGTCTCATTATAAGGAAAAGTTTAAAAGGTAAAAGTAATTCTCGTAATTGATTGAAGAAATGAGGCTGCCTCAAAAACAAGAGGTCAGCCCCAATTTTTTGTTACCTCTATATTAGCATCACAATACTAATTTAATAGATCACCTTTTTCCAACAGCTCCGGAATTTTTTCCGGCGGCAAAGGTTTACTGAATAAAAAACCTTGGCCAATCTTGCATGAATTCTCTATTAAAAACTTCACTTGTTCTTCTTTTTCGATACCCTCTGCAATGACAGTAAAATTCAAATTATGGCCCATATCAATGATTGTCTTCACAATGGCGCCTTGATTCGAATGATGGATGATATCATCCACAAATGATTTATCAATCTTTAGATTGTCGATTGGGAGATGTTTCAAATAGCTTAAAGAAGAATATCCTTTTCCAAAGTCATCAATTGATATTTTGACTCCAAGCGCTTTTAATTGATTTAAAATAAAAGTAGATTTTTCAATATTTTGCATAATACTTTCGGTTATTTCTAATTCCAAATCGTGTGGATCCAAACCAACTTGATCCAATGTATTCATAATAAATTGAACAAATTGTTCATCTTGAATTTGTCGAACAGAAATATTTACGGCAATTGGGATCGGAGGTAATCCAATATTCTGCCAGTCTTTCATCTGTTTACACGCTTCTCTAAGAACCCATTTTCCAACCGGAACAATGAGCCCTGTTTCCTCTGCAAGAGGGATAAATTCGGATGGAGATATCCATCCAAGCTCATGATGCTTCCAGCGAATTAATGCCTCAACACCGACAATTTTTCGGGTCGCTAAATCGACTCGCGGTTGATAATGAAGCATCAGCTGATTCTGTTCCAGCGCTTTTCTTAATCTATTCTCAAGCTCCATCTTACGGGAAGTTAAATCATCAAGATTAGAATTATAAAATTGAAAATTGTTTTTTCCACGTTCTTTTGCCAAGTACATGGCGGTATCCGCATACTTAATTAAAGTTTCTTCGTCTTTACCATCGGTTGGATAGATGCTAATGCCGATACTTGGAGTAACAAAAAATTCCTGCTGATTAATTTTAATTGGCTCGTGAAATTCATCAAGGATTCGTTTTGCAACTTCTGTCACTTTTTTCTTATCGATATCTTCTAATAATATGATGAATTCATCTCCGCCCAAGCGGGAAACAAGCCCATCGGACGGAACGGTGCTCTTTAACCGTTTCGCTACTTTTTGCAATAATAGGTCCCCTGTCGAGTGTCCTTTCGTATCATTAATAATCTTAAATCGATCGAGGTCCAAAAACAATAGAGCCAACATTTGATTTCTCTGTTTCCTTAATAATTTGTTCAAATGCTGCCTCAACTTATTACGATTAGGCAGACCTGTCAGCGCATCATAAAAAGCCATTTTATGGATTGTTTTTTCTGCTTGCTTTCGTTCAGTGATATCTCTGCCGACGATCTGGATGGCACGTCTGCCTTCATACAAGATTGGCATAGTGGACATTTCTACTTCAATCGTATGTCCATCAACTCGAAAGACATGAAATTCAAATCGCCTTGCCAAAAATTTATTATCTTCAATATTCTTAATACGATTTCTTATTTCATCAATCACATTTGGATCCGTGAATGTAAAGATCGATTGTCCAATGATCTCCTCTGGTTTGGAAACTCCAACAAGCTTGCAGCCAGCCTTATTAATATAATCGATCTTCTCATTGCTAATAACCGCTATGAGATCAGGCGACATCTCAACTAAGCTTCGATAACGCTCTTCACTTTCTTTTCGGTCGGTAATGTCAAACAATACACTTGTAAAATCCACAAACTCACCGTGTTCATCCAGCTTAGGAATACCCCGGTCTTGTATCCAGCGCACTTCTCCATCAGGACGGATAATTCGGTATACACTCGTAACCGGTTCACCCGCCAAAAGTTTCTGTTCTCTTTCATCTAAAACATAAAGATCTTCCGGATAAATCACCTTTTTCCATAGATCATGGTCTTGATAAAACTCGTGTAAAGAGCGTCCGTACAGTTTTTCAATACCCGGAGTGATGAGTAGAATATCAGACTTTAAATCGTGGGACCATATCGCTACATCCAAAGTATCAAAAATACTATTTAATTTTTGCTTGCTATGTTGGAGTTCTTCAGTTGTTTTATAAATCATCTTCAGCAAAATCAACAGCAATATGATCATAGTAAGTTTATACAAAATATCAAAGATATGATAGACATTCCCACGGGAAGAAATAAGGATTGATGTTACATCTTCAAGGACCACTAAAAAGATAACCAGACATAAGATCATCATCCAATTCCGTTGATGTAATTGATCCATCTTTTTCATTTGCTTTTCTCCTGTTACATGTATTGCACAGCTGTATTAAATAAAAATTTATCATTATATTTACTAAATTTACAATATAAGATTGAAAGAATTATCTACGTTTTTTTCTGTGGTAAAGGGGCGGAGCTACGCAAATTAAAATAGAAATGCTAACTTTTCTTTAGCTAGATACTTGTTTAGCATTGTAAATATTTAGAGCTTTGCTTCGCTCACACCGCCTTATTATGTTTGTTAACTATATAAATTTAACCTATTTCCATGTTAGGGTTGGGAGTTTAATAATCATGCTAGTTTTTTGGTAAATTTTTTTGCAATTTTCGCAACTTTTCTCTCTTTTTATTCGTATTATTTGTTGGAGGAATATTTAGCCAAAAAGAGAAAGAGGGAGAATCATGTCTCAATATGCACTTGAAGTTCGATCATTAACAAAAAGAATTGGAAAAAAGCTGATTGTGGATGATGTTAGTTTTGCCATTGAAAAAGGAGAAGTATTTGGTCTGCTTGGCCCGAATGGTGCGGGGAAAACGACGATCATCCGCATGATCGTCAGTTTAATCAACCGGACTAAAGGAAGTGTCATCATTAACGGCTATAGCCTCGATGATGATTTTACCTCGGCCATGAGCGAGATCGGTGCAATTGTTGAAAATCCGGAATTCTATAAATATATGAGCGGATATAAAAACTTGCGCCACTATGTAAATATGGCAAAAAGAAAGATTCCTGAATCCCGGATTCAAGAAGTGATCAAATTGGTAGGACTTGAACAATCCATTCATCAAAAAGTGAAAACATACTCTCTCGGAATGCGTCAGCGTTTGGGTGTGGCTCAGGCTCTATTGCACAATCCGTCTATTCTCATTTTAGACGAACCTACAAACGGGCTCGATCCTCAAGGTATCAGGGAGTTCAGGGAATATCTTCGAACACTTGCCAGTGAAGGAATGTCTGTTTTAGTTTCATCCCATTTGCTTTCTGAAATGCAGTTGATGTGTGACCGCTTTGCGATTATTGAAAAAGGAAAGTTGATACATATTTCCAAAATGAATGAGACAGAGGAAGCAGAAAAAACTGCTCAGGAGTATGTTTTTGATGTAAGTGATCCCGCAAAAGCTGTTTCGATCTTAAAAGAACATGGCCTGAACAGAGAATTTAAGGACTTGGAGGATCAAAAGTTTAGTCTTGTGCTTCACCGGGAGGCAGTTGCAAAAGCCAATGAATTGCTTGTCACCAATCAAATTAAGGTATATGAGATAAGCAGTAAAAAGGCTACACTTGAAGACCGTTTCTTAGAAATTACAAATAAAGAAAACAAGGAGGTACCTGTATGACCGGTTTACTTCGGAATGAGCTGATGAAAATTTTCTCAAAAAAAGCGAGCTGGATTTATATGATCATCATTCTGGCTGCTTGTTTGATCGGCGGAATCATTTATCAAAAGGTAGGTCCTGAGCCAAAGGAAAATTGGCGGGAAGAAATTGAGGCAGAAATACAGCAACTTGAAAAACAATTAGAAAGTGCTCCTGACGAAGAGAAAGCATGGATCCAAGATCAAATCGAGCAAAATCAGCAATATTTGGATAAAAATGTGAATCCAAACGCA from Bacillus methanolicus includes these protein-coding regions:
- a CDS encoding M20 peptidase aminoacylase family protein; protein product: MKEYVQELKPIIYPVFEYLHSNPEVSWQEYKTTEFIRALLEEKGFRVVTFADCPGLVVEVGSGDVCVGLRTDMDALWQEVNGTFQANHSCGHDAHMTIVIGVMLLLQKIGFPSNGKLKFIFQPAEEKGTGALKLIEKGVLDDVDYLYGVHLRPEQELGDGEACPAIYHGAAKFIEGVIIGEDAHGARPHLGHNSIEIGASLVNEIKSIYLDPMIPYSAKMTKFHAGCDSSNIIPGKASFSIDLRAQTNKALEELTEKIEKIVKAVSCLYGVEIRLETKGTVAAAEVDEEAMQNMKKAILETIGEQNLKEPAVTSGGEDFHFYSLKKPHLKATMLGLGCGLFPGLHHPNMTFNREAIFTGIEILTKTIINTFEVQKVGHHNAVSC
- a CDS encoding YitT family protein, translating into MKKSKVMLIIQQFAAIFIGSMLIGLGINGFLVPHHLLDGGIVGIALILHYYFNVQTGLCMIVLSIPLCLSAWFLERNYFFSSFHGLMVSSFFIDWLSPLQTQFPLPILVSSILGGAINGVGFGIMLRYETSTAGTDLLAQILSKTFTINIGVIIFLIDGLVAVIGFQALGFKSFIFSCLTIIIVGVVTSMIVKNDHRSYYF
- the shc gene encoding squalene--hopene cyclase; amino-acid sequence: MVNIDIDAGIGRIVKKLINDQAPDGSWQYPFETGISTDAYMIILLRTLEINDEDLIRELCERIVSKQEENGAWKLFHDEEDGNLSATAEAYYSLLYSGYYEKEDKRLRAAKRFILSKGGIEKSHMFTKIMLALTGQYPWPPFFPIPVEIVLLPLSFPINFFDFSVFGRANLAPILILSGKKYSKKTKRSPNLIDLFHSRADDFFYWRNSSEWRSILSVIEKGIKSFIGLPLHIHSLAIERTKQYMLVRIEPDGTFNSYFSSTFLMIFALLSLGYSNRDPIILKAVRGLKAMKCQINGHTHMQYTTASLWNTSLISYALENAGMSPSEPVVAKANRYLLERQHHKYGDWMVHSPWSLPGGWGFSHINTMHPDIDDTTSSLRAVSKLVNQDPVFHQAWERGIQWLFSMQNDDGGWSAFEKNVNKKILNHLPIEGGKFLLTDPSTADLTGRTLEFFGAYTNLSKNHPSIKRGVNWLINHQEKDGSWYGRWGICYIYGTWAAITGLIASGVSPHHPSIQKAANWLHKIQIHDGGWGESCNSDIMNTYIHLGASTLTHTAWAIDALIAAAEQPTPEIQAGIRFLFEAFDKNDWTSSYPQGQGMAGGFYMHYHSYRYIFPLLALSHYKEKFKR
- a CDS encoding DUF2515 domain-containing protein → MYQNSPNSLFDIHTYLYIFWREKRIQWGRRTSIFFLKNKLKKPQVSENLKEIKECLIKKRKTKNANLYLAKEEEILLQQIRIKTNEWNLNNVTRTKAYLDFYRKFPEIHWAFLGHMVSRNGGWNMTDLRGEMLSRLLNEKTKKDFFAFLERGNWLIFQDAYPQFLVYEESMKRNQNLFYLLPFLNISMFMEVMWEHFWQYRDSYLLAIALVINEQSYLEKRIVQNPLYKDKVFHTPEFMLQDLLSFNHILFPFEGKLPGKTAFIGQTLHHFGSLNERILLGKRLYRLLFHNKNQLEKVISWAVSHPHTGSRKDYWPDIFNDINEGLPGVGFKRRLKNCQLRKGALRIYSPRLEYAWKNIDHPDAEYGDWFQDWRVINYLQDQDEKIDGEITHEYCETLKKLELAALAKKTIFK
- a CDS encoding putative bifunctional diguanylate cyclase/phosphodiesterase produces the protein MKKMDQLHQRNWMMILCLVIFLVVLEDVTSILISSRGNVYHIFDILYKLTMIILLLILLKMIYKTTEELQHSKQKLNSIFDTLDVAIWSHDLKSDILLITPGIEKLYGRSLHEFYQDHDLWKKVIYPEDLYVLDEREQKLLAGEPVTSVYRIIRPDGEVRWIQDRGIPKLDEHGEFVDFTSVLFDITDRKESEERYRSLVEMSPDLIAVISNEKIDYINKAGCKLVGVSKPEEIIGQSIFTFTDPNVIDEIRNRIKNIEDNKFLARRFEFHVFRVDGHTIEVEMSTMPILYEGRRAIQIVGRDITERKQAEKTIHKMAFYDALTGLPNRNKLRQHLNKLLRKQRNQMLALLFLDLDRFKIINDTKGHSTGDLLLQKVAKRLKSTVPSDGLVSRLGGDEFIILLEDIDKKKVTEVAKRILDEFHEPIKINQQEFFVTPSIGISIYPTDGKDEETLIKYADTAMYLAKERGKNNFQFYNSNLDDLTSRKMELENRLRKALEQNQLMLHYQPRVDLATRKIVGVEALIRWKHHELGWISPSEFIPLAEETGLIVPVGKWVLREACKQMKDWQNIGLPPIPIAVNISVRQIQDEQFVQFIMNTLDQVGLDPHDLELEITESIMQNIEKSTFILNQLKALGVKISIDDFGKGYSSLSYLKHLPIDNLKIDKSFVDDIIHHSNQGAIVKTIIDMGHNLNFTVIAEGIEKEEQVKFLIENSCKIGQGFLFSKPLPPEKIPELLEKGDLLN
- a CDS encoding MurR/RpiR family transcriptional regulator, producing MAREKVIRKETDDIFSTIKSMNQHSLLVSISFHRYLKETLKIAEMAKEQGTYVIGITDSPLAPIRKFSDLVLPIYRSNRSTIDAAPALMSFINAMVAGVTVRDPDRFKKRKEHYEKLNGESFFYYSDS
- a CDS encoding CBO0543 family protein, producing the protein MNTAKHLKNSNLPHSPRKRSLSNKLLSYFPSIVFASLVGTYLDLYYVGKNLYEFPARPLADIFPINIAFTLIGLPFITGTYLYFAKRLERWRRWGLMVIASAAASVGERLSEQWGLFLHYKEWNHSCSFFGYFVFLAIIWNVLNGRIPAIPKNCYNLFCTLLV
- a CDS encoding ABC transporter ATP-binding protein; amino-acid sequence: MSQYALEVRSLTKRIGKKLIVDDVSFAIEKGEVFGLLGPNGAGKTTIIRMIVSLINRTKGSVIINGYSLDDDFTSAMSEIGAIVENPEFYKYMSGYKNLRHYVNMAKRKIPESRIQEVIKLVGLEQSIHQKVKTYSLGMRQRLGVAQALLHNPSILILDEPTNGLDPQGIREFREYLRTLASEGMSVLVSSHLLSEMQLMCDRFAIIEKGKLIHISKMNETEEAEKTAQEYVFDVSDPAKAVSILKEHGLNREFKDLEDQKFSLVLHREAVAKANELLVTNQIKVYEISSKKATLEDRFLEITNKENKEVPV